The genomic DNA TGAAGTGAGATTTAGTATCCTTCAATATATGACTAAAAAAATATACAGACTGCTGTTCTTGGCCATTCTGCCTAACTAGAGCTGATCCGACCGCATGCTCATTAGATGATAAATAGATCCAAAGCGGTTCACCAACAATTGGCTTGGCCAGTACAAGCAAGGAGCTCAGATATTGATTCAGCTCTTCTAATGCCCGATCGTACTcagcatcccactggaattttatGGCTCGACGAAGCACCTTGAAGAACAGTAGGCTCCGATCGGATGACTtagatatgaatctggacagcgttgtgatccgaccggtcaactGTTGAGCTTCCTTTAAATTCTGAGGTGGCGACATGTCTTACAAAGTTTTAACCTTGCTCGGATTGGCTTCAATGGCCCACTCAGTGACGATGTAGCCCAGAAAGCAGCTACTCTTCACGCCGAATAGACACTTACCGGGTTTAGTTTTGTCCCATAAGTCCTCAGGTCTGGAAAGTCTCATTGATATCTGCGCATAGGAcagcagctcggagggatttaattagtATGTCATTAACGTATATCTCCATATTACGGCTGATCTGTCGTcgaaacactttattcatcaacatctggtaggtggctccagcgttcttgagtccgaacggcatgacattgtagcagtaaaGTTCCATcagccgtaatgaagctgaccttctcctggtcttctcgggcgagcgacacttggtggtatccttagtacgcgtcgagcatgcagatcagttcGCAGCCCGCcattgagtccaccatctggtttaTCTTGGGCAgtggatagaagtcctttgggcaggccttgttcatatcacggaagtcgatgcagacccaccatttgttgcccggcttggagattAACACAACATTgactagccagctcgggaattgaacttccctaataTGGTCGGCCTCCAGTAACTTCTCTACCTCCGCCCAGATGATCACATTCTGCTctgcgctgaaatccctttttctttgtGTTACCGACCGAGGGTCCAGTCAGACATGAAGCTCGAGTTGAGCCACGCTATGGGAGATGCTGGGAAGCTCGTGCGTtgaccaggcgaacacatcatgattttgtttAAGGTAGGCGACCAGCTttgccttcttctcctcctccaggtcggcggcgATGAAGGTGGTTGCCTTCGCTCGGCTGGGGTGGATCTAGACCTCCTTCTTTTTTTCATATACCAAGGTAGGGGGTCGGGTTTTTCAGTGATCACGTTTACCTCCAGTCGCGGGGTCTTCCGAGCGCTCCTAACCTCATATTTGACCATCTccatgtagcatcgccgagtagTCAGCTGATCACCCTTTACTTCTCCCACTTGGTCGTCCACCGAGAACTTGATTTTCTGACAGTAAGTAGATACTACCGCTCGAAACTCGTTGAGGGTGATCGGCCCAATATGACATTATAGGCCAACGGCGCGTCCATCatgatgaagttggtggtcctggTTCTCCTTAGTGGCTCTTATCCGAGCGAGATGGCCAGGCGGGCTTGTCTGAGTGGCAGTACTTCGTTCCCCGTGAAGtcgtacaacagggtcgtcatgGACAGCAGCTCACTTcaatcaatttgcagctgatcgaacgccttcatGAAAATAATGTTCACTAAACTCCCTATAACAACAAAAGTTCGATGAATTGTGTAATtagcgattaccgctcggatgattagTACGTCATCGTGGGGGATCTTCACTCCCTCCAAGTCGCTGGGGTATCAAGTACAATAATTTATGATGTAAGACGGTGTGTAATTCTATCCGAAAGTTGAAGAGACggaaagctagggatgtggcgCTCACGCTGACCTCCTATGGATTCCGCGCAGACCTGCAACACAGACtatgtcagtgccgagccagggaaggggtccccgatgttggccctccgacgctcaagtcaatcactggCGATGAGGAAtgaagcggagcaacaagaagactactGTAAAGTAAACAATGAATCTCGTATACCTCCGCTAATGCTTGGACCTCCTTTTATATAGAGTTCCGGTAAtgtgtgtgcacgcttcccaaggtgagcaTGATTCTCAaaactttccctgaaaagacgtgttagtaaagtgtccctgacacaataccttaaccgACCGAACATATCTCTGAAGTAATAGTGGAAGTTTTCGCCGTACGATCTTGTGGCGGCCTATGTCAGAGTCggcggcaccaactcccaaaaggatatcaccGGATATCAGGAGtgtactgctaggccgagcgggttagCCGCTCGGCCTGAATTCAGCCGCCCTAGTGCCCCGTCTGGTCTGCTTTGTTATTGCCGAGGCCTGTTGTTaggtcgagcggggtagccgctcggccaaagTTGACCTCTGCACGAATCCAACTCTATTGTCTTGCCGAGCGGGGGTAGCCGCTAGGCTCGGCTTATGCACTTTGTCTCGAGCGTCGGTTGTTTGATTGCTCCTAGTATCGAATGCGACGTCAACTCGGAGCTTTCTCCCCGGTTGAGGCATACTTCGCCTAACCGACTAATGTCATCTATGTGCTCATCGTTTTGATTTTGACCTCCTTTGATCTCTACCGTGACAGTAAAGTCGGACTCTTCATCATTACCGCATCAGTATGATTGTGGTATATTGTAATTAAGATTGATGATGCTCAAGAGGATTAGTTATAGGATATGAGGGATAAATATGTACAGAAATTATATGTACTCGTTAAAGGAATTAGTAATTTATTTACTCTAAAGAAATGATAACCTTAACAATGCAAAAGAAATGCAATATCAACtacaacaagaaaaaaaaaagtaatggtTGGATCTCAAATAAAAAATTCTCAATTAAGGTAAAGTAGCATAGTGATGTTCTTTAATTCAAAACTAGTTATTAAAATGTCATTATATAAGtaagaaaaatattataaatttaatattgcatttgtaaaatagagaaaaaaataatcttagagattaaaaaaaagaaggaaaaaaaacttcTTAACATTGTGACATAAAGATGAATATATTCATCCTAACGTCCCGTCAATCCATCACAGGATCACCACGGAGGAGTAAAATAAAAATCTTCTTAACATTGTGGCATAGATGATCATAAAAAAAAGATATTGCAAACATGCATGCATCCAACTGTGTCAATGCTCATTCGAAGTTAATACTATAAATAATCATAATCTAGACGTCGTAATTTAAATAACTGGACTACAGGTATTATTGAAGACAACATTCTTAGGCCACATACCTGAGTTTTGTAGTTTTTACTTCTATTAGCCATAAGAAAACATCAAATTTGGGAGAAGATATCAAGCATTTTATTTGTTCTTCGAATCACTAAATCACTATGCTTTGAAAGCATCCATGAAGGTCTTAAGATTCTCGAACGAAGCGCCGCCTTCGTTAAGGTTCTGCTGAGCGTTCTCCTTCAACATCGATGCCCTTGCTCTCATCTCCTCGTTCGAAAGCAACTCTTCTACCTTGGATTTCACCTGTTCCCGCTTAATGATCCCACTCTCGTCAGGCGTCAAGCGTAAACCCACCTTCCAATCGTCACAAATGTAGTTCTGGTTCAGGAATTGGTCCGTAAAATATGGCCAACAGAGGAAGAGCTTCCCGTTCCTGACGCCTTCCATGGTGGAGTTCCAACCGCAGTGAGACACGAAGCAAGCGACAGAAGGGTGAGCCAGCACCTTCTGTTGAGGTGCCCAAGCCACAATCCTCCCTCTGTCTCCGACACGCTCTTTGAATCCATCCGGATAGGCATCGGCAGAGTCACCGGTTAGGTCGGGCCGGACCACCCACAAGAACGGTCGGCCAGTCGCCTCCAGCCCGAGCGCGAACTCCTGGAACTGGCCTCGGTCGAAGATGGTGAAGCTCCCGAAAGCCACGTAGACGACGGAACCCGGCTGCTGCTCGTCCAGCCACGACAAGCAGGCCGCGTCCTCCGGCCAGAAATTCCCCACGGCGCGGTTCGGCCGGAGGCCGGTTAGCAGCGGCCCGATTGGAAGAATCTTTGGATTGTAACGGAAGCTTGGCTCTTCGAGCTCTTTGAAGGAGTTGCAGATGATGAAGTCCGCGACGTCGATGGCCCTGTTGTTGTTGACGATGTAGTTGAAGATTAGCTTTTTGGTTCTTCCGTCTCCACCACAAAAGTTCCATGTCAACTGCGGCGCGTCGATGAATGGCAAGCCGGGGCCGAGCTGGAACCTTCCGTGCTCTGAGATCGTTGTGCCTGTAAAAATAGAAACGCGGCAAGATGAAAACTATATGGAAATCTTGTGTCCCATTAATTACTCACAATCAATCATCtgaccaacaaaaaaaaaacacccaAAATCAATTACCATCGGCATCGATGATGCCTCTCGAAATCAACTCCGGAATGCTCAGCAGAGTGGCTAGCAACTGGGCTGAAGCCGGCCAGAAAAAGGCTGACCGGAGACCCTTCTTACGGACAGCCTCCCGCACCCATCCCATATTCACATCCACCAACATGCAAGTCATCGGATCCTCTGTTTCGTTGCTCTTCTCGATTAGTTCCTCCAAGCACAGCGGAATTACCTTCGTGAATGCTTCCGTTAGCCTCCCGAGATCGTTCCGGTCTTCCGCCGGCCCTAATCCGTCGGGGACCGAGACCAGAGCGATCTGGTCCACGGTGCTCTCCTCGGACAACGCGGCGAGCAGACGCTTGTGGTTGAACTCGGTATTGACGAAGGTGACCTTGAAGCCGTGTTCTACCAAGCAGTGGCAGAGCTCCATGAGGGGAATGACATGGCCTTGAGCAGGGAAAGGCACAGCGAGAACGTGTGGCGGAGCCATTCAGAAACaacagagagagagaggaaggagaTAAGCGTAAAAGAGAATAGGCGGAAACAGCCAAAAAGGCGGAACCGATAGGAGAGTTGAAGAACGAAGAAGAGGACGCGGGCGACGACGGGAGCACGACAACGGCGGCGGCAATCAAGGCGGCAGAGGAAGCGAAAATGAAGATGGCTGCCAACAAAGGAGGCAACGCGATTGGAGGAATACCTCGGCAGCTGGAAGTGGAGCAGATCAAAGTATCATATTTTAGTGGTTGGATCGGTAAGAAAACGATGAGAGAGCTGAACTAAGTTTAATTAAGTCCATGGAAAGGAGTGATTTCGAAGTTGGATATGAAAAGATGGGTTCAGAAAAAAAAGAGATAAGACAATGAAAATCAAAGgaaaaaaggagagaaaaagtgTAGAATTAAGTTCATGTGTTGACTAAATTTAATTAAGTCCACGGACTTATACTTAATTA from Zingiber officinale cultivar Zhangliang chromosome 4A, Zo_v1.1, whole genome shotgun sequence includes the following:
- the LOC121969468 gene encoding UDP-glycosyltransferase 83A1-like — protein: MAPPHVLAVPFPAQGHVIPLMELCHCLVEHGFKVTFVNTEFNHKRLLAALSEESTVDQIALVSVPDGLGPAEDRNDLGRLTEAFTKVIPLCLEELIEKSNETEDPMTCMLVDVNMGWVREAVRKKGLRSAFFWPASAQLLATLLSIPELISRGIIDADGTTISEHGRFQLGPGLPFIDAPQLTWNFCGGDGRTKKLIFNYIVNNNRAIDVADFIICNSFKELEEPSFRYNPKILPIGPLLTGLRPNRAVGNFWPEDAACLSWLDEQQPGSVVYVAFGSFTIFDRGQFQEFALGLEATGRPFLWVVRPDLTGDSADAYPDGFKERVGDRGRIVAWAPQQKVLAHPSVACFVSHCGWNSTMEGVRNGKLFLCWPYFTDQFLNQNYICDDWKVGLRLTPDESGIIKREQVKSKVEELLSNEEMRARASMLKENAQQNLNEGGASFENLKTFMDAFKA